The following are from one region of the Aspergillus chevalieri M1 DNA, chromosome 1, nearly complete sequence genome:
- the YDJ1 gene encoding type I HSP40 co-chaperone YDJ1 (COG:O;~EggNog:ENOG410PG3M;~InterPro:IPR008971,IPR002939,IPR001623,IPR036869, IPR012724,IPR001305,IPR036410,IPR018253;~PFAM:PF00684,PF00226,PF01556;~go_function: GO:0005524 - ATP binding [Evidence IEA];~go_function: GO:0031072 - heat shock protein binding [Evidence IEA];~go_function: GO:0051082 - unfolded protein binding [Evidence IEA];~go_process: GO:0006457 - protein folding [Evidence IEA];~go_process: GO:0009408 - response to heat [Evidence IEA]): MVKDTKLYDILGVPETASEAQLKSAYKKGALKYHPDKNADNPEAAEKFKELSHAYEILSDSDKRGIYDQLGEEGLEGGGAGGGMGAEDLFAQFFGGGGGPFGGMFGGGMRDTGPKKARTIHHVHKVNLEDIYRGKVSKLALQKSVICSGCEGRGGKEGAVKSCTGCNGSGMKTMMRQMGPMIQRFQTVCPDCNGEGEMIRDKDRCKKCNGKKTVVERKVLHVHVDKGIRNGHKVEFRGEGDQIPGVMAGDVVFEIETKPHPRFQRKDDDLFYQVEIDLLTALAGGSFSVEHLDDRWLNVNIAPGEVVTPGSIKVIQGQGMPSFRHHDHGNLYIQFDVKFPEKDQLQNLHLLEQVLPPRMEQTHAPADAMVEDFEPENVDSSEYSQARAQGAAGGMDEDDDDVPPGAERVQCASQ; this comes from the exons ATGGTCAAGGACACCAAGCTTTATGACATTCTCGGG GTTCCCGAAACAGCCTCTGAGGCCCAGTTGAAGTCGGCTTACAAGAAGGGTGCTCTCAAGTACCACCCTG ACAAGAACGCAGACAACCCCGAAGCCGCCGAGAAATTCAAGGAACTGTCCCACGCCTACGAGATTCTGTCGGATTCGGACAAGCGCGGCATCTATGATCAGCTCGGTGAAGAAGGTCTCGAGGGCGGTGGCGCCGGTGGTGGAATGGGCGCTGAGGATCTCTTCGCGCAGTTcttcggcggcggcggcggtccGTTTGGCGGCATGTTCGGCGGTGGTATGCGGGACACTGGCCCGAAGAAGGCCCGTACCATCCACCACGTTCACAAGGTCAACCTGGAGGACATTTACCGCGGCAAGGTCTCGAAGCTGGCATTGCAGAAGTCTGTCATTTGCTCTGGCTGCGAGGGCCGCGGTGGTAAGGAAGGCGCCGTCAAGTCGTGTACCGGCTGCAATGGTTCTGGTATGAAGACCATGATGCGCCAGATGGGCCCCATGATCCAGCGCTTCCAGACCGTTTGCCCTGATTGTAACGGCGAGGGAGAGATGATCCGTGACAAGGACCGCTGCAAGAAGTGTAACGGTAAGAAGACTGTTGTTGAGCGCAAGGTGCTCCACGTCCACGTCGACAAGGGTATCAGGAACGGTCACAAGGTTGAGTTCCGCGGGGAGGGTGACCAGATCCCTGGTGTCATGGCCGGAGATGTTGTCTTCGAGATTGAGACCAAGCCCCACCCCCGGTTCCAGCGCAAGGATGACGACCTTTTCTACCAAGTTGAGATTGATCTTCTTACGGCTCTTGCTGGAGGCAGCTTCTCCGTTGAGCACCTTGACGACCGGTGGTTGAATGTGAACATCGCTCCTGGCGAGGTCGTCACTCCTG GCTCCATCAAGGTGATCCAGGGCCAGGGTATGCCTTCGTTCCGCCACCACGACCACGGTAACCTCTACATTCAATTTGACGTCAAATTCCCCGAGAAGGATCAGCTGCAGAACCTTCACCTCTTGGAGCAAGTCCTGCCTCCCCGCATGGAGCAGACCCACGCCCCCGCCGACGCCATGGTGGAAGACTTTGAGCCCGAGAACGTTGACTCGAGCGAGTACTCGCAGGCCCGGGCACAAGGTGCTGCCGGTGgcatggatgaggatgacgacgatgTTCCTCCGGGTGCTGAGCGGGTGCAGTGTGCTTCTCAGTAA
- the FCY1 gene encoding cytosine deaminase (COG:F;~EggNog:ENOG410PNUF;~InterPro:IPR002125,IPR016193;~PFAM:PF14437,PF00383;~go_function: GO:0003824 - catalytic activity [Evidence IEA]): MDQDPGFIAAVEEAKKGAAEGGVPIGAALVSKDGQILGRGHNMRAQNGSAILHAEMSALENSGRLPASAYEGATMYTTLSPCDMCTGACLLYKVKRVIIGENKNFVGGEDYLHARGREVVVLDNKECKHLMEKFIKEKPGLWNEDISV, encoded by the exons ATGGACCAAGACCCCGGTTTTATCGCTGCCGTTGAAGAGGCCAAGAAAGGTGCCGCTGAGGGTGGTGTGCCAATTGGCGCAGCGCTGGTTTCCAAGGATGGCCAGATCCTTGGAAGGGGACATAACATGCGCGCTCAGAATGGAAGTGCCATTCTGCAC GCCGAGATGTCCGCTCTTGAAAACTCTGGCCGCCTGCCCGCTTCGGCCTACGAGGGGGCTACTATGTATACTACCCTGTCACCCTGTGACATGTGCACCGGCGCCTGTTTACTCTACAAGGTGAAGCGGGTGATTATCGGCGAGAACAAGAACTTTGTTGGTGGCGAGGATTATCTTCACGCTCGGGGTAGGGAGGTTGTGGTGTTGGATAATAAGGAGTGTAAGCACTTGATGGAGAAGTTCATCAAGGAGAAGCCTGGGCTCTG GAATGAGGATATCTCTGTTTAG
- the HEM12 gene encoding uroporphyrinogen decarboxylase HEM12 (BUSCO:EOG09262JZK;~COG:H;~EggNog:ENOG410PGWW;~InterPro:IPR000257,IPR006361,IPR038071;~PFAM:PF01208;~go_function: GO:0004853 - uroporphyrinogen decarboxylase activity [Evidence IEA];~go_process: GO:0006779 - porphyrin-containing compound biosynthetic process [Evidence IEA]) — MQKQFEPLKNDLLLRAARGEKVERPPIWVMRQAGRYLPEYHEAKGGRDFFECCRTPEVASEITIQPVRRYAGLIDAAIIFSDILVIPQAMGMQVEMVDKKGPHFPDPLQSPDDGQYGKVMKKEVNVKDELEYVYKAITLTRHKLQGQVPLIGFCGAPWTLLCYMVEGGGSKMFVQAKTWLYKYPQQSQALLQKIAEICVEYLALQVLAGAQLVQVFDSWAGELSPASFKSFALPYLRYISANLPKRLKEMGLEPVPMTVFAKGAWYALDDLCESGYNVVGLDWLHDPAEAFKIANGRVTIQGNADPGVLYGGRPAIAEAVKAMVDGFQKGKQGWIANLGHGVTPFVKPDDLKFFFEEIHRLTTS, encoded by the exons ATGCAGAAACAATTCGAACCTCTCAAGAACGATCTCCTACTCAGAGCCGCAAGAG GCGAGAAAGTGGAACGCCCTCCGATATGGGTTATGCGGCAAG CTGGACGCTACCTCCCCGAGTACCATGAAGCCAAAGGCGGCCGCGATTTCTTCGAATGCTGCCGGACGCCCGAAGTTGCATCGGAGATTACCATCCAACCCGTTAGACGTTATGCCGGTCTGATCGATGCCGCCATTATCTTCTCGGATATCCTGGTAATTCCCCAGGCTATGGGAATGCAGGTCGAGATGGTGGATAAGAAGGGCCCTCATTTCCCCGACCCTCTCCAGTCGCCGGACGACGGTCAATACGGGAAGGTCATGAAGAAAGAGGTTAATGTCAAGGATGAGTTGGAATACGTATACAAGGCTATTACACTCACCCGGCACAAGCTGCAGGGTCAGGTGCCGCTAATCGGTTTCTGCGGTGCTCCCTGGACTCTGCTATGCTATATGGTTGAGGGCGGAGGAAGCAAGATGTTCGTCCAGGCCAAGACGTGGCTTTACAAGTATCCGCAGCAGTCGCAGGCATTACTGCAGAAGATTGCAGAGATCTGTGTGGAATACCTGGCTCTCCAGGTTTTGGCGGGAGCGCAATTGGTCCAGGTATTCGATTCGTGGGCTGGTGAGCTTTCTCCGGCCTCTTTCAAGAGCTTTGCTCTTCCGTATCTGCGGTATATCTCTGCCAACCTGCCGAAGAGGTTGAAGGAGATGGGATTGGAGCCGGTGCCGATGACGGTTTTCGCGAAGGGCGCTTGGTATGCGCTTGACGACCTTTGCGAGTCGGGCTACAACGTTGTTGGTCTCGACTGGCTACATGACCCGGCCGAGGCCTTCAAGATTGCGAATGGGCGTGTTACTATCCAGGGAAATGCTGACCCTGGCGTGCTCTATGGAGGCCGTCCGGCCATCGCGGAAGCCGTTAAGGCTATGGTTGATGGGTTCCAAAAGGGCAAACAAGGATGGATTGCTAACCTGGGACATG GTGTCACTCCGTTCGTTAAGCCGGATGACTTGAAGTTCTTCTTCGAAGAAATTCACCGGTTGACGACCTCATAA
- the trm82 gene encoding putative tRNA methyltransferase (BUSCO:EOG092632TF;~COG:S;~EggNog:ENOG410PM4G;~InterPro:IPR036322,IPR028884;~go_function: GO:0005515 - protein binding [Evidence IEA];~go_process: GO:0036265 - RNA (guanine-N7)-methylation [Evidence IEA]): MAGNFQHPFLRIQHVDRQSTGSQNLLIASSGPRLYSYGAESGEQLAIWPRNVDAAEENQEPPEKKRRVSNSEAPANEDSKSVGEAWKSLVSITWSSIPLLVASSSGKHVVALTSEDKCIRVFSVGDDGDLEQLSARNMPKRPSAIVLANNDTTILCGDKFGDVYSLPLIPGEKPTAIPSRPITQTRTQPAATSLTVHSKKNLQALEQQKRQWNEGYRPEEKTGPAFEHQVLLGHVSLLTDLIYVSLPDSKRSYILTGDRDEHIRVSRGPPQAHVIENFCLGHTSFISKLCIPQWAPEYLVSGGGDSHLLVWKWAESQILQKVLLVDNASETPEIAVRGIWAVSLGTSNVIIVSLEGSSQLLCYVLEPAGTLKAQNPIQLSGNVLDLTTANEAIFVSVDGVRKTGSTQEWRETPASPQTLLEAFRVKTGSESLEWEPIQELAEAINSQGTSDIIAAAAEGKHRKELDESTYSMANLRKRKGEDD; encoded by the exons ATGGCCGGAAACTTCCAACACCCATTCCTTCGCATTCAGCACGTGGATAGACAGTCCACTGGCTCCCAGAACTTGCTTATCGCATCTTCTGGGCCGCGGCTTTATTCTTATGGTGCTGAAAGTGGAGAGCAGCTCGCCATTTGGCCCCGGAATGTAGATGCCGCGGAGGAGAATCAAGAGCCCCCAGAGAAGAAGCGAAGAGTCTCCAATTCTGAAGCGCCTGCAAATGAAGATTCGAAGTCTGTCGGAGAAGCTTGGAAATCTCTGGTTTCGATTACATGGTCGAGTATTCCCTTGCTGGTTGCTTCTTCTAGCGGCAAGCACGTGGTTGCCCTTACATCAGAAGACAAATGCATCCGTGTCTTCTCGGTAGGGGATGATGGTGACCTTGAGCAATTGAGTGCACG AAACATGCCAAAGCGGCCATCCGCCATTGTCTTGGCTAACAACGATACTACCATTCTGTGTGGGGATAAATTTGGAGATGTTTACTCTTTGCCATTGATCCCCGGCGAAAAGCCAACAGCTATTCCATCCCGGCCAATTACCCAGACGAGGACCCAGCCCGCAGCGACATCCTTAACTGTGCACTCTAAGAAGAACTTGCAGGCTCTGGAACAGCAGAAACGGCAGTGGAATGAAGGATATAGACCAGAGGAGAAGACCGGGCCGGCATTCGAGCATCAAGTTCTGCTTGGTCATGTCTCTCTGCTGACGGATTTGATTTATGTTTCGTTGCCTGATAGCAAACGCTCTTATATCCTGACTGGAGACCGGGATGAACATATCCGGGTATCCCGTGGTCCTCCCCAAGCCCACGTCATTGAGAACTTCTGCTTGGGTCACACCTCATTTATCAGCAAGCTTTGCATTCCTCAGTGGGCGCCAGAATATCTCGTTTCTGGTGGCGGTGACAGCCACTTGCTCGTCTGGAAATGGGCAGAGAGTCAAATACTTCAAAAGGTTCTGTTGGTCGATAATGCTTCGGAAACTCCGGAGATCGCTGTTCGCGGCATCTGGGCTGTGTCTCTTGGAACATCAAATGTCATAATTGTTAGTCTTGAGGG GTCCTCGCAACTTCTGTGCTATGTGCTGGAACCAGCCGGGACACTGAAAGCCCAGAACCCTATTCAGCTCTCTGGAAATGTTCTTGACCTGACAACAGCAAATGAGGCAATCTTTGTTTCTGTTGACGGCGTTCGCAAGACTGGATCGACCCAAGAATGGAGAGAAACTCCTGCTTCTCCCCAGACCCTCTTGGAAGCATTCCGCGTGAAGACTGGCTCAGAATCTCTGGAATGGGAGCCCATTCAAGAATTGGCGGAGGCGATCAACTCACAGGGCACTTCGGATATcatagcagcagcagctgAAGGAAAGCATCGAAAGGAACTGGATGAGTCTACGTACAGCATGGCTAATCTTCGGAAGAGAAAAGGCGAAGATGATTGA
- the RPP0 gene encoding 60S ribosomal protein uL10 (BUSCO:EOG09264G1I;~COG:J;~EggNog:ENOG410PGUR;~InterPro:IPR001790,IPR043141,IPR040637,IPR043164, IPR030670;~PFAM:PF00428,PF17777,PF00466;~go_process: GO:0042254 - ribosome biogenesis [Evidence IEA]), protein MGGKSAIKTAYFEKLKSLLDEYKTVFIVGIDNVSSQQMHEIRLSLRGEGVVLMGKNTMVRRAIKGFVAENPEYERLLPFVKGNVGFIFTNGDLKETRTKILANRVAAPARAGAVAPGDVWIPAGNTGMEPGKTSFFQALGVPTKIARGTIEITSDLKLVEAGTKVGPSEASLLNLLNISPFTYGMTVAQVYDNGQTFSSDILDIEEDQLLKTLSSAIQRIATISLATNYPTLPSVMHSLVNGYKKVLSVAVETEYSWPEIEQLKDRIANPDAYAAAAPAAAAPSGGDAPAAEEKKEEEEESDEDMGFGLFD, encoded by the exons ATGGGGGGCAAGTCGGCTATCAAGACCGCTTACTTCGAGAAGCTCAAGAGCCTTCTTGATGAGTACAAGACGGTCTTCATTGTCGGTATCGACAATGTCAGCTCGCAGCAGATGCACGAGATTCGTCTGAGTCTCCGTGGTGAGGGCGTTGTCTTGATGGGTAAGAACACCATG gttcgccgtgccatcaAGGGCTTCGTTGCCGAGAACCCGGAGTACGAGCGTCTGCTTCCCTTCGTTAAGG GCAACGTTGGTTTCATCTTCACCAACGGTGACCTCAAGGAGACCCGTACCAAGATCCTCGCCAACCGTGTGGCTGCCCCTGCTCGTGCTGGTGCTGTTGCCCCTGGCGATGTCTGGATTCCTGCCGGTAACACTGGTATGGAACCGGGTAAGACCTCTTTCTTCCAGGCTCTCGGTGTCCCCACCAAGATTGCTCGTGGTACCATTGAAATTACCTCGGACCTCAAGCTCGTTGAGGCTGGCACCAAGGTCGGACCCTCTGAGGCTTCGCTCCTTAACTTGCTGAACATCTCGCCCTTCACCTACGGTATGACCGTCGCCCAGGTGTACGACAACGGCCAGACCTTCAGCTCAGACATCCTCGACATTGAGGAGGACCAGCTCCTCAAGACTCTGTCCTCGGCCATCCAGCGTATTGCTACCATCTCTCTGGCCACCAACTACCCCACCCTTCCCTCGGTCATGCACTCTCTTGTCAACGGCTACAAGAAGGTTCTCTCTGTTGCCGTCGAGACTGAGTACAGCTGGCCCGAGATTGAGCAGCTCAAGGACCGCATTGCCAACCCTGACGCCTATGCCGCTGCCGCTCCCGCTGCCGCCGCTCCCTCTGGCGGTGACGCCCCTGCCgccgaggagaagaaggaggaggaagaggagtcTGACGAGGACATGGGCTTCGGTCTTTTCGACTAA
- the URE2_1 gene encoding glutathione S-transferase family protein (COG:O;~EggNog:ENOG410PHHE;~InterPro:IPR040079,IPR036249,IPR004045;~PFAM:PF13409,PF13417,PF02798;~go_function: GO:0005515 - protein binding [Evidence IEA];~go_process: GO:0006749 - glutathione metabolic process [Evidence IEA]) yields MPTLYSNEASGNSYKARLLASFLDIPLDIIQVDLRHGEQRGEKFLFLNPKGEVPTLVDGDLVLTDSAAILVYLAGKYHNPDGNGWWSTDVMEQALITNWLAFAAS; encoded by the coding sequence ATGCCAACGCTATATAGCAACGAAGCATCCGGTAACAGCTACAAAGCCCGCCTCCTAGCCTCATTCCTCGACATCCCACTCGACATAATTCAAGTCGACCTTCGCCACGGCGAGCAGCGAGGAGAGAAGTTCCTCTTCCTTAACCCCAAGGGCGAAGTCCCAACCCTAGTTGACGGGGACCTTGTCCTCACAGACTCCGCCGCAATCCTGGTCTATCTAGCGGGGAAGTACCACAACCCAGATGGCAATGGCTGGTGGTCCACGGACGTTATGGAACAAGCGCTCATCACAAACTGGCTCGCTTTCGCAGCTAGTTGA
- the VPS53 gene encoding putative GARP complex subunit Vps53 (COG:U;~EggNog:ENOG410PGSP;~InterPro:IPR039766,IPR007234;~PFAM:PF04100;~go_component: GO:0000938 - GARP complex [Evidence IEA];~go_process: GO:0042147 - retrograde transport, endosome to Golgi [Evidence IEA]) codes for MSSTTATTTNHMPSDEEPSLDPLDAADYDPIDHLNAIFSHPSTLSSVSRVSQALQTYEDELDGDIGSLVEDQVTSNAESVERIQAAKADLSELFNKIDDVRDRALKTEQAITEMTADIKQLDNAKKNLTLSMTALKRLQMLTTAYDQLRALSRTRQYRDCAQLLQAVIQLMAHFKSYRSIDQIALLSRNVADIQRELLEQVCEDFELAFAKGEVGPKKTILAEGCLVIDSLGDYARARLVTWYCNFQLREYRQVFRNNEEAGSLDNISRRYSWFKRILKIYDEDYAGIFPASWKVDEILANVFCEGTRDDFKGILSRSVRNGQTIDVNLLLSCLQETLDFEHTLERRFVSPRPSTDTFASSEAPVFGQAISEAFEPYLSVWVEAQDKQLAALIPKYRQQPLKPPDEEFDSHIVISSSTELFTFYRHALQQCAKLSTGGSLADLGGVFAKYLDQYAQQVLLYYISERPTGHTPSKVPSLEDLILVLNTADYCYTTCTQLEEKIKGRLDKNLKEKVDLQSQADSFMGIASAAVRGLVRQVEVEMEPCWREMRNTPWNRLEAVSDESSYVGQVLSKAKTKASEILEFLHKQQYARAFTDHLVELISGLFITIVFQSKPISETGAEQVSFPTSLRLGDPNTYVYRCYSTHTPSNLAYHPSSHRQPRQASSSA; via the exons ATGTCTTCTACCACcgcaaccaccaccaaccaTATGCCGTCGGACGAAGAACCGAGCCTTGATCCTCTAGATGCGG CCGACTACGACCCAATCGACCACCTAAACGCTATCTTCTCGCACCCCTCCACACTCTCATCCGTTTCCCGAGTCTCCCAAGCCCTCCAAACCTACGAAGATGAACTGGATGGCGATATCGGCTCCCTGGTGGAAGACCAGGTTACCTCCAACGCCGAAAGCGTGGAGCGCATCCAAGCAGCCAAAGCCGACCTGAGCGAGCTATTCAATAAGATTGACGACGTTCGCGACCGCGCATTGAAGACCGAACAGGCAATCACAGAGATGACCGCGGATATCAAGCAACTGGATAATGCGAAGAAGAATCTGACGCTGTCGATGACGGCACTGAAGCGGCTGCAAATGCTCACGACAGCATACGATCAGCTGCGCGCGCTGAGCCGGACGAGACAGTACCGTGACTGTGCGCAGCTTCTGCAGGCTGTTATCCAGCTCATGGCGCATTTTAAGTCATACCGGTCGATTGACCAGATTGCGCTACTGAGTAGGAATGTGGCGGATATACAACGGGAGTTGCTGGAGCAGGTTTGTGAGGACTTTGAGCTGGCGTTTGCCAAAGGCGAGGTCgggccgaagaagacgataTTGGCAGAGGGGTGCTTGGTTATTGATTCGCTTGGGGATTATGCGAGGGCGCGGCTTGTGACTTGGTACTGCAACTTCCAGCTGCGGGAGTATCGGCAGGTTTTTAGGAATAATGAGGAGGCTGGGTCTTTGGATAATATCTCGCGGAGATATTCGTGGTTTAAGCGGATTTTGAAGATTTATGATGAGGACTATGCTGGTATTTTCCCGGCTAGTTGGAAGGTTGATGAGATTCTGGCCAATGTTTTCTGTGAGGGGACTAGAGATGATTTCAAAGGTATTCTGTCCAGGTCGGTGCGGAATGGTCAGACTATCGACGTCAACCTGTTACTCTCGTGCTTACAAGAAACGCTGGACTTTGAGCACACACTGGAGCGCCGCTTTGTCAGTCCTCGGCCTTCCACTGATACCTTTGCCTCGAGCGAGGCACCTGTCTTCGGCCAAGCAATTTCGGAAGCTTTCGAGCCATACCTAAGCGTATGGGTGGAAGCTCAAGACAAGCAGCTGGCTGCCCTTATTCCGAAGTATCGACAACAACCCCTGAAACCCCCAGATGAGGAATTCGACTCTCACATTGTCATCTCCTCGTCCACCGAACTCTTCACCTTCTACAGACATGCATTACAGCAATGCGCCAAACTCTCCACAGGCGGCAGCCTTGCGGACTTGGGCGGAGTATTTGCGAAATATCTGGACCAATATGCGCAGCAAGTCCTTCTCTACTATATCAGCGAACGGCCCACAGGGCATACGCCTTCGAAGGTTCCGTCTCTAGAAGATCTTATTCTCGTTCTCAACACTGCGGACTACTGCTACACGACATGTACCCagctggaggagaagattaAGGGCCGTTTGGACAAGAATCTGAAAGAGAAGGTTGATTTACAAAGCCAAGCTGATTCCTTCATGGGAATTGCCTCTGCAGCCGTACGGGGTCTTGTACGGCAGGTGGAAGTGGAAATGGAGCCTTGCTGGCGGGAGATGCGCAACACGCCTTGGAATCGTCTGGAGGCTGTTAGTGATGAGAGCTCTTACGTGGGACAGGTTCTGTCCAAGGCGAAGACGAAGGCTTCAGAGATTCTGGAGTTCTTGCATAAACAGCAATATGCAAGAGCTTTTACCGACCATCTCGTGGAGTTGATTTCGGGTCTGTTCATCACGATCGTCTTCCAAAGCAAGCCTATTTCGGAGACGGGGGCGGAACAGGTGAGTTTTCCAACGAGCTTGCGACTTGGAGATCCCAATACTTACGTGTATAGATGCTACTCGACTCATACACCCTCAAATCTGGCCTATCATCCCTCCTCCCATCGCCAGCCCCGGCAAGCTTCATCAAGCGCGTAA